One Pseudomonas muyukensis DNA segment encodes these proteins:
- a CDS encoding YkgJ family cysteine cluster protein, with protein sequence MSEALRFACTGCGKCCTGHHVPLTLAEARQWALSGGQVIVLIEGFLADGPGMPADQREHVLRRSHPVACGEAQLQVSVTFAAFNPGRCRNLDDNDLCGIYESRPLVCRIYPAEINPHLPLRPENKDCPPEAWEQGPVLIHGNLPVDEALRALIEASRQADRDDIAAKVAICQALGMTTSALKGNGFTAWLPDMAAFASVLEQAPRAVDGPWAVHVQDAALAAGLQGQRLQVTGEAPVYYAFIGF encoded by the coding sequence GTGAGCGAGGCACTGCGTTTCGCCTGCACCGGTTGCGGTAAATGCTGCACCGGCCACCACGTGCCGCTGACCCTGGCCGAAGCCCGGCAGTGGGCGCTGTCCGGTGGCCAGGTGATCGTGTTGATCGAAGGCTTCCTGGCCGATGGCCCTGGCATGCCGGCAGACCAGCGCGAGCATGTGCTGCGCCGTTCGCACCCGGTGGCTTGCGGTGAGGCGCAGTTGCAGGTCTCGGTGACCTTCGCCGCCTTCAATCCGGGGCGCTGCCGCAACCTCGATGACAATGACCTGTGCGGCATCTATGAAAGCCGCCCGCTGGTCTGTCGCATCTACCCGGCGGAGATCAACCCGCACCTGCCGCTGCGCCCGGAAAACAAGGATTGCCCACCCGAGGCCTGGGAGCAGGGACCGGTGCTGATTCACGGCAACCTGCCGGTGGATGAGGCGCTGCGTGCCCTGATCGAGGCCTCACGTCAGGCCGACCGCGACGATATCGCGGCCAAGGTGGCGATCTGTCAGGCACTGGGGATGACCACCAGTGCGCTGAAAGGTAACGGGTTTACCGCGTGGTTGCCGGACATGGCGGCGTTTGCCTCGGTGCTGGAGCAGGCACCACGGGCGGTCGATGGACCGTGGGCGGTGCATGTGCAGGACGCGGCGCTTGCGGCCGGTCTACAGGGTCAACGACTGCAGGTGACGGGCGAAGCGCCGGTCTACTACGCATTCATCGGTTTCTAA
- the norR gene encoding nitric oxide reductase transcriptional regulator NorR encodes MTAKPLLTALLPLVSDLSCDLPDQERYRRLLQAMRGLLPCDAAALLRLDGEWLVPLAVDGLSADTLGRRFRVSEHPRFQALLSRPEPTRFPSDSPLPDPYDGLVDAAHVDLEVHDCMGCPLMVDERPWGLLTLDALTAGQFQSLELEALQAFASLAAATVTVAERIEHLALRAEDEHQRAEVYRQASGQDKELIGQSKAHKRLVEEIRLVGGSDLTVLITGETGVGKELVAQALHRASNRADKPLISLNCAALPDTLVESELFGHVRGAFTGAHGERRGKFELANGGTLFLDEVGELPLAVQAKLLRVLQSGQLQRLGSDREHRVDVRLIAATNRDLAEEVRNGNYRADFYHRLSVYPLQVPPLRERGRDVLLLAGYFLEQNRSRLGLGSLRLSAEAQAALLGYDWPGNVRELEHLIGRSALKALGQHGQRPRILTLEAADLDLRNVAPAMQIVAEAPSADLPLPEGGLREAVDDYQRQIVEACLNRHQDNWAAAARELGLDRANLNRLAKRLGLR; translated from the coding sequence ATGACTGCAAAACCCCTGCTCACCGCCCTCCTCCCGCTGGTGAGCGACCTGTCCTGCGACCTGCCCGACCAGGAACGTTATCGCCGCTTGCTCCAGGCCATGCGCGGCCTGCTCCCCTGCGATGCCGCCGCGCTGCTGCGCCTGGACGGCGAATGGCTGGTGCCGCTGGCGGTGGACGGGCTGTCGGCCGATACCCTCGGCCGGCGCTTCCGGGTCAGCGAACACCCGCGTTTCCAGGCCTTGCTCAGCCGCCCCGAGCCCACCCGCTTTCCCAGCGACAGCCCGCTGCCCGACCCTTACGACGGGCTGGTGGATGCCGCCCACGTCGACCTCGAGGTGCACGACTGCATGGGTTGCCCACTGATGGTCGACGAACGCCCCTGGGGCCTGCTGACCCTCGATGCCCTCACCGCCGGCCAGTTCCAGAGCCTCGAGCTCGAGGCCCTGCAAGCCTTCGCCAGCCTGGCCGCCGCCACCGTCACCGTGGCCGAGCGCATCGAGCACCTGGCCCTGCGCGCCGAGGACGAGCACCAGCGTGCCGAGGTGTATCGCCAGGCCAGCGGCCAGGACAAGGAACTGATTGGCCAGAGCAAGGCGCACAAGCGCCTGGTCGAGGAGATCCGCCTGGTCGGCGGCAGCGACCTGACCGTGCTGATCACCGGCGAGACCGGCGTGGGCAAGGAGCTGGTGGCCCAGGCCCTGCACCGCGCCAGCAACCGCGCGGACAAACCGCTGATCAGCCTCAACTGCGCCGCCCTGCCCGACACCTTGGTCGAGAGCGAACTGTTCGGCCACGTGCGCGGCGCCTTCACTGGCGCCCACGGTGAACGCCGGGGCAAGTTCGAACTGGCCAATGGCGGCACGCTGTTCCTTGACGAGGTCGGTGAGTTGCCACTGGCGGTACAGGCCAAGCTGCTACGGGTATTGCAAAGCGGGCAGTTGCAGCGCCTGGGCTCGGACCGCGAGCATCGGGTGGATGTGCGCCTGATTGCCGCGACCAACCGCGACCTGGCCGAAGAGGTGCGTAACGGTAACTACCGCGCCGACTTCTATCACCGCCTGAGCGTGTACCCGCTGCAAGTGCCGCCACTGCGCGAACGCGGCCGCGATGTGCTGCTGCTGGCCGGTTATTTCCTCGAGCAGAACCGCTCGCGCCTGGGCCTGGGCAGCCTGCGCCTGTCGGCCGAGGCCCAGGCCGCGCTGCTGGGGTATGACTGGCCGGGCAACGTGCGCGAGCTGGAACACTTGATCGGCCGCTCGGCGCTCAAAGCCTTGGGGCAGCATGGGCAGCGCCCAAGGATCCTCACCCTGGAGGCGGCGGACCTGGACCTGCGCAACGTGGCACCGGCCATGCAGATAGTCGCCGAAGCGCCGTCGGCCGACCTGCCATTGCCCGAGGGCGGGCTGCGCGAAGCGGTGGATGACTATCAGCGGCAGATTGTCGAAGCATGCCTGAATCGCCACCAAGACAACTGGGCCGCCGCCGCGCGGGAATTGGGGCTGGACCGGGCCAACCTGAACCGGCTGGCCAAGCGCTTGGGCTTGCGCTGA
- the hmpA gene encoding NO-inducible flavohemoprotein: protein MLNAEQRAIIKATVPLLESGGEALTTHFYKMMLSEYPEVRPLFNQAHQASGDQPRALANGVLMYARHIDQLEQLGGLVGQIINKHVALQILPEHYPIVGSCLLRAIEEVLGKEIATPEVIAAWAAAYGQLADILIGAEENLYKQKEEAAGGWRGTREFRLVRREQESSEIVSFYFAPVDGKPVLKAEPGQYIGLKLEIDGQEQRRNYSLSALCDGQQYRISVKREAGGKVSNYLHEQLQVGDTLQLFPPAGDFTLAASAKPLVLISGGVGITPTLAMLEAALETERPVHFIHCARNGAVHAFRDWIDGLAARHPQLKRFYCYAEEDGSQAADAVGLLDQDLLAEWLPRERDIDAYFLGPKGFMAAIKRQLKGLGVPEGQSRYEFFGPAAALE from the coding sequence ATGCTCAATGCCGAACAACGTGCAATCATCAAAGCCACCGTACCCCTGCTGGAAAGCGGCGGTGAGGCCCTGACCACCCATTTCTACAAGATGATGCTCAGCGAGTACCCCGAGGTACGCCCGCTGTTCAACCAGGCCCACCAGGCCAGCGGCGACCAGCCGCGCGCCCTGGCCAACGGCGTGCTGATGTACGCCCGCCACATCGACCAGCTCGAGCAGCTGGGCGGTCTGGTAGGCCAGATCATCAACAAGCACGTGGCCCTGCAGATTCTCCCCGAGCACTACCCGATCGTCGGCAGCTGCCTGCTGCGCGCCATCGAGGAAGTGCTGGGCAAGGAAATCGCCACCCCTGAGGTGATCGCAGCCTGGGCCGCTGCCTATGGCCAGCTGGCCGACATCCTCATCGGCGCCGAAGAGAACCTGTACAAGCAGAAGGAAGAGGCTGCCGGCGGCTGGCGCGGCACCCGCGAGTTCCGCCTGGTGCGCCGCGAGCAGGAAAGCAGCGAGATCGTCTCGTTCTACTTCGCCCCGGTCGATGGCAAGCCGGTACTCAAGGCCGAACCCGGCCAGTACATCGGCCTGAAGCTTGAGATCGACGGCCAGGAGCAGCGCCGCAACTATTCGTTGTCGGCCCTGTGCGACGGCCAGCAGTACCGCATCAGCGTCAAGCGCGAGGCGGGCGGCAAGGTCTCCAACTACCTGCATGAGCAGCTGCAGGTGGGCGATACCCTGCAACTGTTCCCGCCGGCGGGCGATTTCACCCTGGCCGCCAGCGCCAAGCCGCTGGTGCTGATCAGTGGCGGCGTGGGCATCACCCCGACTCTGGCCATGCTCGAGGCGGCCCTCGAGACCGAACGCCCGGTACATTTCATCCATTGCGCGCGCAACGGCGCGGTGCATGCCTTCCGCGACTGGATCGATGGCCTGGCGGCGCGCCACCCGCAACTCAAGCGCTTCTACTGCTACGCCGAGGAGGATGGCAGCCAGGCTGCCGACGCAGTGGGCCTGCTGGACCAGGACCTGCTGGCCGAGTGGCTGCCGCGTGAGCGCGATATCGACGCCTACTTCCTCGGGCCCAAGGGCTTCATGGCGGCGATCAAGCGCCAGCTCAAGGGCCTGGGCGTGCCGGAAGGGCAGAGCCGCTACGAGTTCTTCGGGCCTGCGGCGGCTTTGGAGTGA
- a CDS encoding chemotaxis protein → MATQKARADSLSLLLFTLRSGKLMAINLLKVSEIIPCPPLTKLPEAHPHVKGVATLRGNSLSVIDLSRAIGEMPLADPDGGCLIVTEISRSRQGLHVQAVSRIVHCLSTDIKPPPYGSGNRSFITGVTRVDNTLVQVLDIEKVIHGIAPPAHEPHPGEVSEEDASLLAAANILVVDDSQVALQQSVHTLRNLGIECHTARSAKDAINVLLELQGTEREINIIVSDIEMSEMDGFAFTRTLRETPDFQHLYILLHTSLDSAMSGDKAKLAGANAILTKFSSPELTNCLVTAARAVVFEER, encoded by the coding sequence ATGGCCACGCAAAAAGCCCGCGCGGACTCCTTGTCCCTGCTGCTGTTCACCCTGCGCAGCGGCAAGCTGATGGCAATCAACCTGCTGAAAGTCAGCGAGATCATCCCCTGCCCGCCGCTGACCAAGCTGCCGGAGGCCCACCCGCACGTCAAAGGCGTGGCCACCCTGCGCGGCAACTCGCTGTCGGTGATCGACCTGTCCCGCGCCATCGGCGAAATGCCCCTGGCCGACCCCGACGGCGGCTGCCTGATCGTCACCGAGATCAGCCGCTCGCGCCAGGGCCTGCATGTGCAGGCGGTGAGCCGCATCGTGCATTGCCTGAGCACCGACATCAAACCGCCGCCCTACGGCTCGGGCAACCGTTCGTTCATCACCGGCGTAACCCGGGTCGACAACACCCTGGTGCAGGTGCTGGACATCGAGAAGGTCATTCATGGCATCGCCCCGCCGGCCCACGAGCCGCACCCAGGCGAAGTCAGCGAGGAGGACGCCAGCCTGCTGGCCGCCGCCAACATCCTGGTGGTCGACGACAGCCAGGTGGCGCTGCAGCAGTCGGTGCACACCCTGCGCAACCTCGGCATCGAGTGCCACACCGCACGCAGCGCCAAGGACGCGATCAATGTGCTACTGGAGCTGCAAGGCACCGAGCGGGAAATCAACATCATCGTTTCCGACATCGAGATGTCCGAGATGGACGGCTTCGCCTTCACCCGCACCCTGCGCGAAACCCCGGATTTCCAGCACCTGTACATCCTCTTGCACACCTCGCTGGACAGCGCGATGAGCGGCGACAAGGCCAAGCTGGCCGGGGCCAACGCGATCCTGACCAAGTTCTCCTCGCCAGAGCTGACCAACTGCCTGGTGACCGCGGCTCGGGCAGTGGTGTTCGAGGAGCGCTGA
- a CDS encoding methyl-accepting chemotaxis protein translates to MKCNMPVTGREVDYPGDANILSTTDLDSRITYANDDFVRVSGFTQHDLLGNAHHIVRHPDMPAEAFAQMWQTLKAGHSWMGLVKNRCKNGDHYWVSAFVSPISSGGQALEYQSVRTKPGRAQVEAAERCYARLREGRRDWRQRLPVAGLGARLALSVGAVCALVIGVGQWWHSASWLVTLVQMALAASLSALAIQWLLRPYERLRRQALAIADNPLSQQLYTGRRDGLGQIEFAMRMLKAQLGAVVGRIGDTSSRLAGHSGALAEALHSSHANSLEQQGEADQVATAIQQMSASVAQVASSAQMASMAADQAEDETQAGHQLVDRNRCAIQDLAGSLVEASEVIEQLENHSSEISGVLDVIRGIAEQTNLLALNAAIEAARAGDQGRGFAVVADEVRGLAQRTAQSTHDIQRMIAALQDGARAAVQVMQQSSAHAGHSVEQAQLASDALDSISVRVNQINEMSLQIAAAVEQQSQVSENINRNITRIRQASEATVSVGQRSHSSASDVAELAKDLRRLADEFWRRL, encoded by the coding sequence ATGAAGTGCAATATGCCCGTTACCGGTCGCGAAGTGGATTACCCCGGCGACGCCAATATCCTGTCCACCACCGACCTGGACAGCCGTATCACCTATGCCAACGACGATTTCGTCCGGGTCAGCGGTTTCACCCAGCACGACCTGCTGGGCAACGCCCACCATATCGTCCGCCACCCGGACATGCCGGCCGAGGCCTTTGCCCAGATGTGGCAGACGCTCAAGGCCGGGCATTCGTGGATGGGGTTGGTGAAGAACCGCTGCAAGAACGGCGACCACTACTGGGTGAGTGCTTTCGTCTCGCCGATCAGCAGTGGCGGACAGGCGCTGGAGTACCAGTCGGTGCGGACCAAGCCCGGCCGGGCCCAGGTCGAGGCGGCCGAGCGCTGCTATGCGCGCTTGCGCGAGGGCCGGCGCGACTGGCGCCAGCGCTTGCCGGTAGCCGGGCTTGGCGCGCGCCTGGCGCTGTCGGTGGGCGCGGTGTGTGCACTGGTGATCGGCGTCGGGCAGTGGTGGCATAGCGCCTCCTGGCTGGTCACCCTGGTGCAGATGGCGTTGGCCGCAAGCCTCAGCGCCCTGGCGATCCAGTGGCTGTTGCGCCCCTACGAGCGCCTGCGTCGCCAGGCCCTGGCGATTGCCGACAACCCGCTGAGCCAGCAGTTGTACACAGGCCGGCGCGATGGCCTGGGCCAGATCGAGTTCGCCATGCGCATGCTCAAGGCGCAGTTGGGCGCGGTGGTGGGGCGTATCGGCGATACCTCGTCGCGCCTGGCCGGGCATTCCGGCGCGCTGGCCGAGGCGCTGCACAGCAGCCATGCCAACAGCCTGGAGCAGCAGGGCGAAGCGGACCAGGTGGCCACCGCGATCCAGCAGATGAGCGCCAGCGTCGCCCAGGTGGCCAGCAGCGCGCAGATGGCCTCGATGGCCGCCGACCAGGCCGAGGACGAGACCCAGGCCGGGCACCAGCTGGTCGATCGCAACCGCTGTGCGATCCAGGACCTGGCCGGCTCGCTGGTGGAGGCCAGCGAGGTGATCGAACAGCTGGAAAACCACAGCAGCGAGATCTCCGGGGTGCTCGACGTGATCCGCGGCATTGCCGAGCAGACCAACCTGCTGGCGCTCAATGCCGCCATCGAGGCGGCGCGGGCCGGTGACCAGGGGCGCGGCTTCGCCGTGGTGGCCGACGAGGTGCGTGGCCTGGCCCAGCGTACCGCGCAGTCGACCCACGATATCCAGCGCATGATCGCCGCCCTGCAGGACGGCGCCCGGGCCGCGGTGCAGGTGATGCAGCAGAGCAGCGCCCATGCCGGGCACAGTGTCGAGCAGGCGCAACTGGCCAGCGACGCGCTGGACAGCATCAGCGTGCGGGTCAACCAGATCAACGAGATGAGCTTGCAGATCGCCGCGGCGGTGGAGCAGCAGAGCCAGGTCAGCGAGAACATCAACCGCAACATCACCCGCATTCGCCAGGCCAGCGAGGCGACGGTCAGCGTCGGGCAGCGCAGCCACAGCAGTGCCAGTGACGTGGCCGAGCTGGCCAAGGACCTGCGGCGGTTGGCGGATGAGTTCTGGCGGCGCTTGTAG
- a CDS encoding efflux RND transporter periplasmic adaptor subunit — MRRPSRPLVVAALALLMLTAAGLWLGQRPSPPPSRAASAVPVRVVAVVEQDVPRYLSAIGSVLSLHSVEVRPQVEGVLTQVLVKEGQWVKAGDLLASLDDRAIRANLDQARAQLGQTQAQLQVANVNLRRYQLLSTDDGVSKQTLDQQQALVNQLQATLKGNQAAIDNAAVQLSYTQIRSPVTGRVGIRNIDPGNLVRSSDTQSLFSVTQIDPIAVEFALPQQQLPVLQSLLKASIPAEVEAYMDADGERNLLAKGHLMLIDNQVSASTGTVRVKAEFDNTDGRLWPGQLVTVRLRTAVDEGALVVPPPVVQRSIDGHFVYRLDGDKVSAVPVKVVYQDSTLNIIAGVKAGDRLVLDGQSRLKPGSTVEVTPEAPAPAAMADRRSQP; from the coding sequence ATGCGACGTCCGTCCCGCCCCCTCGTTGTTGCCGCGCTGGCCCTGCTGATGCTGACCGCCGCCGGCCTGTGGCTCGGCCAGCGCCCCAGCCCCCCGCCCAGCCGCGCCGCCAGCGCGGTGCCGGTGCGGGTGGTGGCCGTGGTCGAGCAGGATGTGCCGCGCTACCTCAGTGCCATCGGCTCGGTGCTGTCGCTGCACAGCGTCGAGGTACGGCCACAGGTGGAGGGCGTGCTGACCCAGGTGTTGGTCAAGGAGGGCCAGTGGGTCAAGGCCGGCGACCTGCTGGCCAGCCTCGACGACCGGGCGATCCGCGCCAACCTCGACCAGGCCCGCGCCCAGCTGGGGCAGACCCAGGCGCAGCTGCAGGTGGCCAACGTCAACCTCAGGCGCTACCAGCTGCTGAGCACGGACGACGGCGTGTCCAAGCAGACCCTCGACCAGCAGCAGGCCCTGGTCAACCAGTTGCAGGCGACCCTCAAGGGCAACCAGGCCGCCATCGACAACGCCGCGGTGCAGCTCAGCTACACGCAGATCCGCTCGCCGGTGACCGGGCGCGTCGGCATTCGCAACATCGACCCCGGCAACCTGGTGCGCAGCAGCGACACGCAAAGCCTGTTCAGCGTCACCCAGATCGACCCCATCGCCGTGGAGTTCGCCCTGCCCCAGCAGCAACTCCCCGTCCTGCAGAGCCTGCTGAAAGCGTCGATCCCCGCCGAGGTCGAGGCGTACATGGACGCCGACGGCGAACGCAACCTGCTCGCCAAGGGCCACCTGATGCTGATCGACAACCAGGTCTCGGCCAGCACCGGCACGGTGCGGGTCAAGGCCGAGTTCGACAACACCGACGGCCGCCTGTGGCCCGGCCAGCTGGTCACCGTGCGCCTGCGCACGGCGGTGGACGAGGGCGCCCTGGTGGTGCCGCCACCCGTGGTGCAGCGCAGCATCGACGGCCACTTCGTCTACCGCCTGGACGGCGACAAGGTCAGCGCCGTGCCGGTCAAGGTGGTGTACCAGGACAGCACGCTGAACATCATCGCCGGGGTCAAGGCTGGCGATCGCCTGGTGCTGGACGGTCAGTCGCGGCTCAAGCCCGGCAGCACCGTCGAGGTCACGCCCGAGGCCCCCGCCCCGGCGGCGATGGCCGACCGCAGGAGCCAGCCATGA